One segment of Tamlana crocina DNA contains the following:
- a CDS encoding efflux RND transporter periplasmic adaptor subunit: MKKSFIFMSVIVFILFTSCHSEKAEKKEHIEFLVTNPIKKDTAITKDYVSQIHSFRHIEIRALEKGYLNHISVDEGQHVKKGQAMFQIMPNVYEAELERAKAEAMAAEIEYKNTQLLADGNVVSENELALAKANYAKAKAEVTLAETHLGFTKIKAPFDGIMDHLHVREGSLLDEGELLTTLSDNSKMWVYFNVPEAEYLDYITSAEKGNKKGVELLMANNKLFKQKGIVETIEGEFNHETGNIAFRATFPNPDGILRHGETGSVLMKVPYKNATIIPQKATFEILDKTYVYVISKEGKVTQREITVGAELPHLFIVNDGLTENDTILLEGIRVVRNNETIHTKFLEPNKVLSELDLYAE, encoded by the coding sequence ATGAAAAAATCATTCATTTTCATGAGCGTCATTGTGTTTATACTTTTCACAAGCTGTCATTCCGAAAAAGCAGAAAAAAAAGAACATATCGAATTTTTAGTGACTAACCCCATAAAAAAGGACACAGCCATTACCAAAGACTATGTGAGCCAAATCCACTCGTTCAGGCACATTGAAATCAGGGCTTTGGAAAAAGGATATTTAAACCACATTTCGGTCGATGAAGGCCAGCACGTAAAAAAGGGACAGGCCATGTTCCAGATTATGCCCAATGTCTACGAAGCCGAACTGGAACGTGCCAAAGCCGAAGCCATGGCTGCCGAAATAGAATATAAAAACACCCAATTATTGGCCGATGGCAACGTGGTTTCAGAAAACGAACTTGCACTGGCAAAAGCGAATTATGCAAAGGCAAAAGCCGAAGTAACACTGGCCGAAACCCATTTGGGCTTTACCAAAATAAAAGCACCTTTTGATGGCATTATGGACCACCTCCATGTGCGTGAGGGCAGCCTTTTGGACGAGGGTGAGCTGCTCACCACGCTATCCGACAACAGTAAAATGTGGGTGTATTTTAACGTGCCTGAAGCCGAATATTTAGATTACATAACCAGTGCAGAGAAAGGTAACAAAAAAGGAGTGGAACTACTCATGGCCAACAACAAGTTGTTTAAGCAGAAAGGTATTGTTGAAACCATTGAAGGTGAATTCAACCACGAAACGGGCAACATTGCCTTTAGGGCCACTTTTCCAAACCCCGATGGCATTTTAAGACATGGCGAAACCGGAAGCGTACTGATGAAAGTCCCTTATAAAAATGCAACCATCATCCCGCAAAAAGCCACTTTTGAGATATTAGACAAAACCTATGTGTATGTAATCAGTAAAGAAGGCAAAGTTACCCAACGCGAAATTACCGTGGGCGCCGAACTGCCACACCTGTTTATTGTAAACGACGGACTTACCGAAAACGATACCATTTTATTGGAAGGCATTAGGGTAGTTCGTAACAACGAAACCATACACACCAAGTTTTTAGAGCCCAACAAAGTACTGTCTGAGTTAGACCTTTACGCTGAATAA
- a CDS encoding DUF6660 family protein, with translation MKVLALILSIYIFALNLVPCEDNGIPDNEVKTEISQALDNDHQHQGADLCSPFCQCHCCHIHVAQFNVLDYSLSNIVVQTQVFNHFEGLEKDFNTTLLQPPQV, from the coding sequence ATGAAAGTTTTAGCACTCATATTATCTATTTATATCTTTGCGCTCAATTTAGTGCCTTGTGAAGATAATGGTATCCCTGATAATGAGGTTAAAACTGAAATTTCTCAAGCGTTAGACAACGACCATCAACATCAAGGAGCGGATTTGTGCTCACCATTTTGTCAGTGCCATTGTTGCCATATTCATGTGGCACAATTCAATGTTTTGGATTATAGTTTATCTAACATTGTAGTACAAACACAAGTATTCAACCATTTTGAAGGACTTGAAAAAGACTTTAATACTACACTTTTACAACCTCCACAAGTTTAA